The genomic window ACACCGCGCTGTGCCTGGCCAGCTGTCCCGGCACCGCGGCCGAGGGCGCGGGGCTGCGGCGGGTGGCCGGCGACGTCTACCTCGTCGACCTCGACGCCGACCCCGACGCCCTCGACGGCGGCCTGGCGGGCCTGCGGGTGTTCGCCGGGTACGCGGGCTGGTCCCCCGGCCAGCTGGCCGCGGAGATCGCCGAGGGCGCGTGGGCGTGCGTGCCCGGCACCCCCGGCGACGTCCTCAGCGACCTGAGCGGCCCGCAGCTGTGGCGCGCGGTCCTCACCCGGCAGACCGGCCGGCTGGCCGTGCTGTCGACGGCTCCCGCGGACCCGTCCGCCAACTGATCCGCCGGACACGCCGGGACCGTCCGTCCGGGTGAGGCGCGCGGCGACCGGATCTGGTAGGAAGGACCCCGGAGGGGGCGGTCTGGGGAAGAGGCCGCCCCCTCCTCCCCTGTCCGGACCCGGGCCCTCCTAGATCCCGACGGCCGCCGCCACCTCCGGGTGTGCCGCCGCGTCCACCGTCCGGCCGTCCTCCGGGAGCGCGATCGTCCGCGGCCCGTGGTCCGACAGCGTCACCGTGACCTCGTCCTCCTGGCCCGGCAGCGGGGTCGTGTACTGCAGCAGCAGGCCGCTGGTGTCGTCCACGGCCACCGACCAGCCCGCCTCGCCGGCGTACACCGTGGCCAGTCGCCGGTCGATCGAGCGCTGGCCCTCCCAGGTGTGGTCCCCGCCGCGGAAGGCGGCGGCGTCGTCGGCCTCCGGGGCGGCGAGGTTGAGCACCGCGGTCACGAGGACGTCGGTCAGCGGCACGGCGTCCGGGCCGGTCGCCACCGGGCGGCGCACGAAGGGGACGTCGGGCAGGCCGGCGGCGGCCAGCGCGTCCGTCAGCCCCGGCACGTCGCCGAACCAGATCTGCTCGCGGGTGAAGAACAGCGTGCGGACGTCGTCGGGACGCTCGTCGCCGTAGGAGGTCACCGCCTGGGCGCGGCCGGCGGAGCCGTCGAAGTCGACCTCGCCGGTGAGCGTCAGCAGCCCGCCGTCGCCGAAGGGCGCGGTGACGACGACGTCCGCGCCGCCCTCCTCGGTGTCCCGGGCGAGCAGGCCGGCGAGCACCCCCGCCTCCTCGGCGGTCACCGGGTCACCCGGCTGCCGGTCGGCCTCGGGGTCGGAGCAGCCCGCGAGCAGCACGCCGAGCGTGACCAGCGCGGACGCGAGCAGGCGGCGCGGCATGGCGGTCAGCGTAGGCAGCCCGGCGGCGTCGACGGCGTCCCGACAGGCCCGGACGGCACAGGGCCCGTCCCCCGGAGGGGAACGGGCCCTGTGGTGTCACCAGGAGGTGCTCAGCGCTCGACGTCGCCGCGGATGAACGCCTCCACGGCGTCGCGCGCCTCGCTGTCGCTGTACTGCACCGGCGGGGACTTCATGAAGTACGACGACGCCGACAGGATCGGGCCGCCGATCCCGCGGTCCAGGGCGATCTTCGCCGCGCGCACGGCGTCGATGATGATCCCGGCCGAGTTGGGGGAGTCCCAGACCTCGAGCTTGTACTCCAGGTTCAGCGGGACGTCACCGAAGGCACGACCCTCCAGGCGCACGTAGGCCCACTTGCGGTCCGACAGCCAGGGCACGTGGTCCGACGGGCCGATGTGCACATTGTCGGTGCCCATGTCGCGGTCGACCTGGCTGGTGACGGCCTGCGTCTTGGAGATCTTCTTGGACTCCAGGCGCTCGCGCTCGAGCATGTTCTTGAAGTCCATGTTGCCGCCGACGTTGAGCTGCATCGTGCGGTCGAGCTGCACGCCGCGGTCCTCGAACAGCTTGGCCAGCACCCGGTGGGTGATGGTCGCGCCGACCTGGCTCTTGATGTCGTCGCCGACGATCGGGACGCCGGCGGCGGTGAACCTGTCCGCCCACTCCTTCGTCCCGGCGATGAACACCGGCAGCGCGTTGACGAAGGCCACACCGGCGTCGAGGGCGGCCTGCGCGTAGAACTCGGCGGCCTGCTGCGAGCCGACGGGCAGGTAGCAGACGAGGACGTCGGCACCGGACTCCCGCAGGGCGGCGACGACGTCGACCGGCTCCTCGTCGGACTCCTCGATCGTGGCCCGGTAGTACTTGCCCAGGCCGTCGAGGGTCGTGCCGCGCTGCACCGTCACGCCGAGCGGCGGCACGTCGGTGATCTTGATGGTGTTGTTCTCGCTGGCGACGATGGCCTCGGAGAGGTCGCGGCCGACCTTCTTGGCGTCGACGTCGAACGCCGCGACGAACTGCACGTCGGAGACGTGGTACTCGCCGAAGCGGACGTGCATCAGCCCGGGCACCGAGGTGGTCTCGTCGGCGTCGCGGTAGTAGTGCACCCCCTGGACCAGCGAGGCGGCGCAGTTGCCGACGCCGACGATGGCGACCTTGACAGCTCCCATTGCTTTCCCTTCTCCGTGGACCAGTGGTCCGTGTCGCGGGACCGTTCCGGTCCTGGCGGTGGCTGCCGGCGGGCTGGACAGCCGTCGTGCCTGCAGTGCGGTGGTGCGCGGGTGCGGTGGTGCGCGGTGCCGAGGAGGCGGGCGTCACCCGTCGCCGGTCGGCGGGGGGTCGTCCCCCGGCCCCGCGTCGGACCGGCGTCGCTCGCCGTCGGTGCGCTCGCTGTCGATGAGCTCGGACAGCCAGCGCACCTCCCGGTCGACGGAGTCCAGGCCGTGGCGCTGCAGTTCCAGCGTGTAGCGGTCGAGCCGTTCGCGGGTCCGCGCCAGTGAGGACCGCAGGCCGTCCCGCTGCCGTTCGACCGTGCGGCGGCGCCCCTCGAGGATGCGCAGCCGCACGTCGGCGGCGGTGTGCCGGAAGAAGGCGAGGTGGACGCCGAAGAGCCTGCCGTCGTCGTACGCCTCGGGACCGGCCTGGCTGACCAGCTCCGCGAAGCGTTCCTTGCCCTCCGCGGTGATCGTGTAGACCACCTTCCCGCGCCGGCCGGTGAGCGGCGGTGCGTCGGCCGGCAGCGGTGCGTGCCGGTCGGGCTCGTCGGTGGTGACGAGCCCGGCGGCGTACAACCGCTTGAGCGCGGGGTACAGCGAGCCGTAGGAGATGCTGCGCAGGCCCCCCAGCACCTCCGCGAGCCGTTTGCGCAGCTCGTAGCCGTGCATGGGGGACTGCTGCAGCAGTCCGAGGATGGCGAACTCGAGCATCTCGCCCCCCGTCGGCTCCTGCCGGTCGATGTATCGAGACGATACATCGGAGGGTGAACGGGTCGGCAACCCGAGGCTGTCGCCCGATCGGGGAGCCCGCCCGCCGTCGCTCGCGGCAGGGGCCGGGGGGTCGCGCACCTGCGTACATTGGCGGCCGTGCCCGGACGTCGCTCCGTCGTCGACTACTCGCTGCAGCGGCGGGCCGTCCTGGCCGACGTGAGGTCCGGCCGCACCGGCCTCTTCGAGGTCTGCGACGCCGGCCCGTACCTCACCCGCGCGGCCCGCTACCACGGCCGGCAGACCGACGTCCCGTGCCCGGTCTGCCGTCGGGAACGCCTCACCCTGGTCAACTACGTCTACGGTGAGGGGCTGGGCCACGTGTCCGGGCAGGCGAAGACCGAGGCGGAACTCGCCCGGATGGACGCCGCGCAGGAGGAGTTCTCCGTGTACACCGTCGAGGTGTGCCGCGGGTGCGGGTGGAACCACCTGGACTCCTCCTACGTCCTCGGAGCCGAGCCCGAGCCGGGGCGGCAGCCGCGCCGGCGCCGTCGCACCGCCACGGACTAGCGCCGCCACGGGCTGGGCCGCGGGGCCGGCGGTCGCACACCGGCGGACCCGTCCGTCACACCCGTCCCGGGGGGACGGCGCACCCGCGCGTCCTCCCCGGGCACCACAGGTAACGACGCCACGCTGGGCCGGACCCGATCCGCCCACCGACACCCGAGGAGGGGCTCCCTGGTGCCTCCCCACGACGAGACCACGCCGGTCGGGCCGGCCGGCGGCCCGCCGCGGCGCCGACCGGCCGGCCGCACGCCCGCCGGCGGCGCCGCCGGCCGTGGCCGGACGAGCGCGTCCCGGTCCGGGGGCTCCGGCGGCTCGCGCCCCGGCGGCTCGCGCCCCACCGGCGCGCGTCCCGCGGGCGGCAAGCCCGGGGGCACGAAGGCCCGCACCAAGAAGCAGCGGCGCCGTCGCCGGCTGAAGATCGCGCTGGGCACCCTGCTGGGCCTGTTCCTCCTGCTCGGCGTCTTCGTCGGCGTCGTCTACGCCACGACCGAGGTCCCCGACCCCGGCTCGGTGCAGAACTCCCAGACGACGGTCGTCTACTACGCCGACGGCACCACCGAGATGGCCCGGCTCGGCGACACCAACCGCACCAACGTGGCGCTCACCGACGTCTCGGAGGCCGCGCGCAACGCCGTGCTCGCCGCGGAGAACCGGAACTTCTACTCCGACCCGGGCATCTCCTTCACCGGCATCGTGCGGGCGGCCTGGAACAACCTGACCGGCGGCTCGACGCAGGGTGGCTCGACGATCACCCAGCAGTACGTGAAGAACGCCTTCCTGACGGCCGACCAGACGTTCAGCCGCAAGTTCCAGGAGCTGTTCCTCGCGGTCAAGCTCGACAACGAGTACTCGAAGGACGAGATCCTCGAGAACTACCTGAACACCATCTACTTCGGCCGCGGCGCCTACGGCATCGAGGCGGCTGCCGACACCTTCTTCGGTGTCCCCGCCGCCCAGCTGACCCCGCAGCAGGGTGCGGTGCTCGCCGTCCAGATCCGCAGCCCCAGCTCCTACGACCCCGAGAGCAACCCGGAGGGTGCGCAGGACCGCTGGGGGCTGGTGCTCGACGCGATGGTCGAGGAGGGCTGGATGACCCAGGCCGACCGCGACGCGTCGGTCTACCCGCAGGTCCTCCCCCGGCCGGAGTCCTCCGCGCTGGGCATCCCGACCGGCTCCGAGGGCCTGGTCGTGTCGCAGGCGATCAGCGAGCTCGAGGCCCGCGGCTACTCCGACGAGCAGATCCGGGCCGGTGGCCTGCGGATCACCACGACCGTCGACAAGCCCACCCAGGACGCCGCGCTCGCCGCCGTCGCCGAGGTGATGGACGGTCAGCCGGACAACCTGCGGCAGGCCCTGGTCGCCGTCGACCCGCGCACCGGCGGGGTCCGGGCCTACTACGGCGGGGACGTCGGCGCCGGCGACGGCGCGGTCGACTACGCCCAGAGCCGCCGGCAGCCCGGCTCGTCGATGAAGCCCTACGTGCTGGCCACCGCGCTGGAGCAGGGCATCAGCGTGACCTCGCGCCGGGACGGCAGCTCGCCGCAGACCTTCCCCGACCGTGACGCCCCGGTGCGCAACTCCGGCGGCGCCTCCTGCCCGGCCTGCACCCTGGTCGAGGCGATGACCCGCTCGCTGAACACCACGTTCTACGGGCTGGCCTACGAGGTGGGTCCGGAGAACGTCCGCGAGACGGCGCTGGCCGCCACCGGCATGCCGGACACCTGGCCGGCCAACGGCGGGCTGCTCGACGACAAGCCGACGCTGGCCGCGCCCGACTCCGGCGTCACCGGCTCCTCGATCGGCATCGGCGAGTACGAGATGCGCCCGATCGACCAGGCCGCCGGCTTCGCCACCTTCGCCAGCGGCGGGGTGCGGCACGACGCGCACTTCGTCAGCCGGGTCACCGACACCGCGGGCGCCGTGCTGCTGGACAACAGCGCCCCGGCCGGTGAGCAGGTGATGAGCGAGGAGGTCGCCAACGACACCACCTACGCGCTGGAGGGCGTGGCGCAGTACTCGCGCCGGGCGCTCGACGGCGGCCGCGAGGTGGCCGCCAAGACCGGTACGCAGGGCATCGACGCCGACGACAACTCCGACGCCTGGATGGTCGGCTACACGCCGTCGCTGTCCACCGCGGTCTGGATGGGCACCGACGGTTACCAGCCGATCCGCAACGCCGACGGCGCGATCATCTACGGCGCCGGTCTGCCGGGCGCCATCTGGCAGCAGTTCATGGACACGGTCCTCGAGGGCACGCCGGAGGAGGACCTGCCCGACCGGCCCAGCATCCGCGGCGACACGGGCGAGGGCGTGCCGGAGCCGGTCGTCGAGCCGGCGACGCCGACCACCCAGTCCGCGCCTCCGACCCAGTCGACGCCGTCCACCCCGGCGCCGTCGACCCCGGCCACCCCGACCGAGACCGTGCCGCCGGACGACGGGACCGACGAGGAGCCGCCGAACGACGAGACCGGCGGCGGAGGCGGGGGCGGAGGCGAGGGCGGAGGCGAGCCGCAGCAGCCGGACACGGGGCAGATCCCCCAGCAGCCCCCGAACGGCCCGGTGAACGGAGGGGCCACGGCCCCGCCTCCCGCGGGCAACGGGAACGGCCAGAACCAGCCCGGTCAGCCGGCGCCCACGACCCAGCAACAGCCCCAACCGGCCGGCTGACCCGCCCGGGCACACTGACGCAGGTGAGCTCCTCCCCCACGGGCCCGTCCGCCCCGGCGCCACCGCCGGCGGACGGGCCCGCGGCGTTCCCGGCCCCGGCGCTGGTGGGCCGGGGCCGCCCCGACCGGGTGGTGCCGACCTGGTCGGACCCGGTCGCCGCGCAGGCCTCCGAGGCGGTCGGCGGCCCGTGGGGACGGCACGCGGTCACCGGCCGGGCCCTGTTCTGGACGCCGCTGCGGGTCTGCCTGCTCTACGCCACCGTCGTGCTGGCCGGGGCGTGGCTGAAGCAGGCGCCCTGCTCGGACGGCAACTGGGCGGGCTCGGTGCAGTACACGCACCTCTGCTACTCCGACACCGTCCCGCTGTTCACCCTGCACGGCCTGGACACCGGGGCGGTGCCCTACCTCGACTCCGGCGTGGAGTACCCGGTGCTCACCGGGGCGTTCATGGCGCTGGCCGCCGTCCTCGGCCGGGTCTACGGCGACCTCGCGACGGCGGCCGGCCTGCTGCCGCAGGTCCCGGCGGTGCAGTCCTACTACGTCGCCACCTGCCTGCTGCTGAGCGTCTGCACGTTCCTGCTGGTCCGCGGCGTGCTCGCCCTGGCCGGGCGGCGGCCGTGGGACGCGGCGACGATCGGCCTCTCCCCGTTGCTGCTGGTGCACGCGTTCACCAACTGGGACCTGTTCGCCGTGGCGCTGGCCACCGGCGGCCTGTGGGCCTGGGCGCGCTCCCGCCCGGTGCTCGCCGGGGTGCTGCTCGGCCTCGGGGTCGCCGCGAAGTTCTACCCGCTGCTGCTGCTCGGCGCGCTGTTCCTGCTCTGCCTGCGGGCCGGCCGGCTGCGCGAGTGGCTGCGCGCCGCCGTCGCCGCCGGGGCCGCCTGGCTGGTCGTGGACCTGCCGGTCGCGCTGCTGGCGCCGCGGAACTGGTCGCTGTTCTTCCGGCTCAACACCGCCCGCCCGGCCGATCCCGACAGCCTGTGGAACGTCCTGATCACCGCCTCCGACGGCCGGTTCCTCGACGGCCCGCTGCCCGAGGGCACCCCGCCGGTGCTGCTCAACACGGTCGTGGCGGTCTGCGTGCTGCTCGTCGTCGCCGCGCTCGGCTGGCTGGTGCTGCACGCCCCGGTGCGGCCGCGGGTGCCGCAGGTGGCCTTCCTGCTGCTGGCGGCGTTCCTCCTCGTCACCAAGGTCTGGAGCCCGCAGTACTCGCTGTGGCTGCTGCCGCTGGCGGTCCTCGCGCGGCCGCGCTGGCGCGCGCTGCTGCTGTGGCAGGCGAGCGAGGTCGTGCTCTGGGTGCTGCGGATGCTCTGGTACCTCGGCACGGAGGACCGCGGGGTCGGCGTCGAGTGGTTCTTCCTCGCGGTGCTCGCCCGCGACCTCGCCGTCGTCGTGCTCATGGGCCTCGTCGTGCGCGACGTCCTGCACCCCGACGAGGACGTCGTCCGCACCAGCTGGCCCGGCGTCGACGACCCCGCCGGCGGCCCGCTCGACGGCGCTCCCGACCGGGTCACCCTCCGCCGCCGGATCGAGGCATAGGGAGCGATGCCCACGTCCCGGCGCGGAGGACGTGGGGAGCGCCTCCTATGCCTCGCGCAGCGCCTCGCGGACGAGCGCGACCTCCTCGGCGTGCGACGCGGCGTCGCCGGGGGTCTCCAGGACGACGGGGCAGTCGGCGGCCCGGGCGACCTCGAGCAGCAGCTCCAGCGGGATCTCGCCGCCGGTCAGGGGTGCGTGCCGGTCGCGGCCCGAGCCGTGCGGGTCGCGGCTGTTGTTCAGGTGCACGAGGTCGACACGGCCGGTGACCGCGCGGACGTCGTCGACGGCGGTGGCGAGGTCCCAGCCGGCGGCCCACGCGTGGCAGGTGTCGAGGACGAAGCCGGCGCCGAACTCCCCGACGGCGTCCCACAGCCGGGCGACCGCGCCGAGCTCGCGGGCCATCGCGTTGTCCCCGCCCGCGGTGTTCTCGATGAGCAGCGGTAGCGGGAAGCCGCCGTCCTCGGCCTGCCGGGCGAAGGTCTTGCGCCAGTTGTCGAAGCCGGCCGCCGGGTCGTCCTTGGCCAGCACGTGGCCGCCGTGCACGATCATCCCGCGGGCGCCGATCGCCGCCGAGGCGCGCGCGTGCACCGCCAGGTTCTTGCGGCTGGGGATGCGGATCCGGTTGTTGGTCGAGGCCACGTTGAGCACGTAGGGCGCGTGCACGAACACGGCGACGTCGGAGGCGAGCAGGTCCTCGGCGTCGGGGCGGGGCAGCGGTGCCTTCCAGCCCTGCGGGTCGCCGAGGAAGACCTGCACGCCGTCGGCGTCCATCTCGGCCGCGCGCGCCAGCGGGCCGCCGGCGTCGAGCTCGTTGTCCTCCGTCAGGCCGGGGCCGACGTGTACGCCGATCGGGTGCTCTGCCACCCCGGCGACACTAGTTCCGCCCGCGACGGCGACCCAGCCGTATCGCGTGGGTCACGTCCTCGTTGGGATCGGTGACACCACGACCGGCCGGCAGGGACGCCGGCCGACGAGGAGGGGCAGCGGGGATGACGACGGGGACGGCGGGCACCGGCAGGATCCGGCGCTCCGCGCGACGCGCCCTGGCCGCGCTGGCGCTGGTGTGCGCGTCGGTCCTGGGCGGTGCGGTCCTGCCGGCGCCCGCCGCGGACGCCGCGCCGTCGGCCACCGTCGACATCCGCGACCTCACCCCTCCCCTGGTCTCGGTCGACCCGGGCGGGTCGGTCACCTTCACCAACCGGATCGAGCCGAAGGCCGTGCAGGTCGGTGGGGGCGGACCGCTGCCCTCGCTGGTCACCGTCGAGGTGTTCACCGACGTCACCCTCGGCCTGCCGTCGGGCAGCAGGCCGTTGCCCGAGGACGCGAGCGTCACCGAGCGGTTCGACAGCACCTGCCTGACCTGCACGATCACCTACACGTACCGGGTCGTCGTCCCGGACACCCCGCTCGTCGGCAGCGTCCTGGACACCGTCACCACGCGGGCGCTGAGCACGCTGCCGCAGGACCAGCTGGTCACGTACGACGGGCAGCGGACGACGGTGCGGATCGGCGTCCCGACGCCGTTCCTCGTCACCACGCTCGTGCCGCTGCCGGACCTGCCGTCGGTGGACCTCCCGTCGCTGCCCCCCGTCGACGTCCCGCTGCCCTCCCTGCCGTCCCTGCCGGCGCCCGTGCCCACCCCGCCGACGACGGCCCTCCCGCCCGTCCCCGCCCCCGCGGCGCCGCACGCCTCCGGCGTGGACGGGACGGGCTACTCCTACGAGCTGGGTGGCGGCGCCGCCGAGATGGCCCCCGCCGGTGGCGGTGCCGCGGCCTTCGACCCGTCCCGCCTGCCGGGCGCGGCCGGCGGCACGGGCACCGGCGCGGCGCGCGGCGCGGCCGGCTCCGGTGCCGGCGGGATCCCGGGCGGCTACGACGGCGCCGCCGTGCCGGTCTTCGGTGCCCTCGACGGCGCCGCCCTGGACGAGGAGAGCATCACGGTCACCGCCGACGGCGCCCCGGCCGGCCCCGCGCTGCCGCTGCCCGCCCTCCTCGCCGTCGTCGCCCTGGCCGGGGCGACCGCCGCGCTGGTCCGCACGCACCTGGGCGTCCGCGCCCGCTGACCCCCGCGGCCGCGCTGGTACCCTCGAACCGCGCGTCCCGTGTGCCGACCCGGCGCACAGGGCGCGCGACGCGTGTTCGACCCTCCTGCTGCAGACGTCCTGCAGCCGCCACAGACCAGAGGAGGTGGGGTTCTCCGTGCGTCGCTACGAACTGATGGTCATCCTCGACCCCGACCTGGAGGAGCGCACGATCGCTCCCTCCCTCGACCGGTTCCTGACCGTCGTCACCAACAGCGGTGGCACCGTCAAGACCGAGATCTGGGGCCGGCGTCGCCTGGCCTACGAGATCAACAAGCACGTCGAGGGCATCTACGCCATCGTCGACATCCAGGCCGAGCCGGCCGCCGTCGCCGAGCTCGACCGGCAGCTCAACCTCAACGAGTCGGTCCTGCGCACCAAGCTCATGCGGCCCGAGGTCCACTGAGCATGGCCGGCGAGACCGTCATCACCGTCATCGGCAACCTGACCTCCGACCCCGAGCTGCGGTTCACGCCGTCCGGGGCCGCGGTTGCCAACTTCACCGTCGCCTCGACGCCGCGCACCTTCGACCGGCAGTCGCAGGAGTGGAAGGACGGCGAGGCGCTCTTCCTGCGCTGCAACGTCTGGCGGCAGGCGGCGGAGAACGTCGCCGAGTCGCTCACCCGCGGCTCGCGGGTCATCGTCTCGGGGCGGCTCAAGCAGCGCTCCTTCGAGACGAAGGAGGGCGAGAAGCGCACCGTCATCGAGCTCGAGGTCGACGAGATCGGCCCCTCGCTGCGCTACGCGACCGCCAAGGTCACCCGGGCCGCCCGTGGTGAGGGCGGCGGCTTCGGTGGCGGTGGCGGCGGCTTCGGCGGCGGCGGCGGGGCGAGCGACCCCTGGTCGACGCCGGCCGGCCCGTCCGACGAGCCTCCGTTCTAGAAGGACCCCCTCGCCCCCCACGCCTGGCTCCGCTCGGCGCGGGACCCTGCGAGAGGGCCACCCACACACCACACGTCGTACCCAGTCGTTCTGGAGAACCCAGTGCCCAAGCCCCCCGTGCGCAAGCCCAAGAAGAAGGTCTGCCAGTTCTGCAAGGACAAGGCGACCTACATCGACTACAAGGACACGACCCTGCTGCGGAAGTTCATCTCCGACCGCGGCAAGATCCGTGCCCGCCGCGTGAGCGGCAACTGCAGCCAGCACCAGCGGGACGTCGCCACGGCCGTCAAGAACAGCCGTGAGATGGCCCTGCTGCCCTACACCTCGACGGCGCGCTGACCATGAGCACCACGAAGCTGATCCTGACGCAGGAGGTCACCGGTCTCGGGTCCTCCGGTGACACCGTGGAGGTCAAGGGCGGGTACGCCCGCAACTACCTCCTGCCCCGCGGCCTGGCCATCCTGGCCACCCGCGGTGCCGAGAAGCAGGTCACCTCGCTGCGCCGCGCACGTGCCGCCCGTGAGGTGCGGTCGCTCGAGGAGGCGCAGGCCGTGGCCGGCCGCCTCTCCGGCCTGACCGTCCGCGTCCCGGCCCGCGCCGGCGACGGTGGCCGCCTCTTCGGCCGCGTCACCACCGCCGACGTGGCCGCGGCCGTCACCGCCGCGGGGGGCCCGGAGCTCGACCGCCGTCGCATCGAGCTGCCGAGCAGCATCAAGACCACCGGCCAGCACGCCGTCACCGTGCGGGTGCACCCGGAGGTCACGGCGACCCTGCCCATCGAGGTCGTCGCGGGCTGATCCCGCAGCACCAGCACCGCCCGTGAGGGGCGCCGGACACCCCGTCCGGCGCCCCTCGCTGCGTTGCTCCCCCCGACCGCCTGCTCCCTCCGACCGCCTGCTCCCCCCGACCGCCTGCGTCGGCCGTGACGGCTGTGGAGGGCGGGGCGACACGACACGCCCGGCGTGTCCGCCACGCCGACTTTCTCCTGTCCACAGCCCGTGCACGGACCCTGCGCAGGTGACACCCGCAGGACCGCGGGATGAGCGGTCGGTGTCCCGGCCGTCTCCACATGTCGACTCGGGCTGTCCACCGACTTGTCCACAAGTTGTGCAGAACGCGGCCCACACGGGTGTTGGACGGGTCCGTCCCCGCTTCCTACCGTCGTCCCCGGCGCCGGGACGCCACGGAACTGTCGGTGGCTCCCGGTAGCAACGTCCTCGAACGCGTGTTCGAGTGGCACGTGGAACGTCCTGGTGCTTCCCCCACCGGGCCCCGGCCGGGCGGCCGGGGTCTGTACGTGCGCGTGCCGACGAGGAGAGGGAGGTACCGAGGTGGCGGTGGCCGACGACTTCAGCCGGCCGCAGGCGACGGCGCCGGCGTACGACCGGCAGCCCCCGCAGGACGTCGCGGCGGAGCAGTCGGTGCTCGGCGGCATGCTGCTGAGCAAGGACGCGATCGCCGACGTCGTCGAGGTGCTGCACGGCGCCGACTTCTACCGGCCGGCGCACCAGGTGATCTTCGACTGCATCCTCGACCTCTACGGGCGGGGTGAGCCGGCCGACGCGATCACCGTCGCCGCCGAGCTCAACCGCACCGACCAGCTGTCGAAGATGGGTGGCGCGGTCTACCTGCACACCCTGATCGCCTCGACGCCGACGGCGGCCAACGCCGGCTACTACGCCGCCATCGTGGCCGAGCAGGCGGTGCTGCGGCGGCTGGTCGAGGCCGGCACCCGCGTGGTCCAGCTGGGCTACGGCGCGGCCGGCGGCAAGGGCGACGTCGACGACATCGTCGACCGCGCCCAGCAGGAGATCTACGACGTCACCGAGAAGCGCATGAGCGAGGACTACTCGCGCCTCGAGGACGTCCTGCAGCCCACCATGGACGAGCTCGACGCCATCGCCTCCCGCGGCGGCACCGCCCGCGGCGTGCCCACCGGGATCCGTGACCTGGACGAGCTGACCAACGGCCTGCAGGCCGGTCAGATGGTCGTCATCGCCGCGAGGCCGGGTGTGGGGAAGAGCACGCTGGGGCTGGACATCGCGCGGTCGGCCACGGTCAAGCACCACATGCCGGCCGTCATCTTCTCGCTCGAGATGAGCAAGCACGAGATCACCATGCGTCTGCTGTCGGCCGAGGCGAAGGTGCCGCTGCACCACATGCGCGCCGGCACGCTGTCCGACGAGGACTGGTCGAAGCTGGCCCGCCGGATGGGCGAGGTGGCCGACGCGCCCCTCTACATCGACGACTCACCGAACATGACGATGATGGAGATCCGGGCCAAGGCCCGGCGGCTCAAGCAGCGCAACGACCTCAAGCTCGTGGTCATCGACTACCTCCAGCTGATGACCTCGGGCAAGCGCGTCGAGAGCCGCCAGCAGGAGGTCTCGGAGTTCTCCCGTGCGCTCAAGCTGCTGGCGAAGGAGCTCGAGGTCCCGGTCATCGCGATGTCGCAGCTGAACCGTGGGTCCGAGCAGCGTCAGGACAAGAAGCCGATGCTCTCCGACCTCCGCGAGTCCGGCTCCATCGAGCAGGACGCCGACATGGTCATGATGATCCACCGCGAGGACATGTACGAGAAGGAGTCCCCGCGGGCCGGCGAGGCCGACATCATGCTGGTCAAGCACCGCAACGGCCCCACCGCGAACGTCACCGTCGCCTTCCAGGGCCACTACAGCCGCTTCGTCGACATGGCGAACTGAGCGCCCCGCCCACCGCCGAGGCCCCGGGACCGCACGGTCCCGGGGCCTCCGTCGTGTCACGGGTCGGCAGACCGGCATCCGCGACGGCGTGCGGCCCGGAACGGTCCCTCACGGTGTTCCCGTGATCGCCTTGTGATCCGAGCCACTCCCGATTACCAATAGGCGTCCCTCCCTTCCACCTGGA from Geodermatophilus normandii includes these protein-coding regions:
- a CDS encoding single-stranded DNA-binding protein, whose translation is MAGETVITVIGNLTSDPELRFTPSGAAVANFTVASTPRTFDRQSQEWKDGEALFLRCNVWRQAAENVAESLTRGSRVIVSGRLKQRSFETKEGEKRTVIELEVDEIGPSLRYATAKVTRAARGEGGGFGGGGGGFGGGGGASDPWSTPAGPSDEPPF
- the rpsR gene encoding 30S ribosomal protein S18, which translates into the protein MPKPPVRKPKKKVCQFCKDKATYIDYKDTTLLRKFISDRGKIRARRVSGNCSQHQRDVATAVKNSREMALLPYTSTAR
- a CDS encoding deoxyribonuclease IV, with the translated sequence MAEHPIGVHVGPGLTEDNELDAGGPLARAAEMDADGVQVFLGDPQGWKAPLPRPDAEDLLASDVAVFVHAPYVLNVASTNNRIRIPSRKNLAVHARASAAIGARGMIVHGGHVLAKDDPAAGFDNWRKTFARQAEDGGFPLPLLIENTAGGDNAMARELGAVARLWDAVGEFGAGFVLDTCHAWAAGWDLATAVDDVRAVTGRVDLVHLNNSRDPHGSGRDRHAPLTGGEIPLELLLEVARAADCPVVLETPGDAASHAEEVALVREALREA
- the rpsF gene encoding 30S ribosomal protein S6, producing the protein MRRYELMVILDPDLEERTIAPSLDRFLTVVTNSGGTVKTEIWGRRRLAYEINKHVEGIYAIVDIQAEPAAVAELDRQLNLNESVLRTKLMRPEVH
- a CDS encoding glycosyltransferase family 87 protein, which encodes MSSSPTGPSAPAPPPADGPAAFPAPALVGRGRPDRVVPTWSDPVAAQASEAVGGPWGRHAVTGRALFWTPLRVCLLYATVVLAGAWLKQAPCSDGNWAGSVQYTHLCYSDTVPLFTLHGLDTGAVPYLDSGVEYPVLTGAFMALAAVLGRVYGDLATAAGLLPQVPAVQSYYVATCLLLSVCTFLLVRGVLALAGRRPWDAATIGLSPLLLVHAFTNWDLFAVALATGGLWAWARSRPVLAGVLLGLGVAAKFYPLLLLGALFLLCLRAGRLREWLRAAVAAGAAWLVVDLPVALLAPRNWSLFFRLNTARPADPDSLWNVLITASDGRFLDGPLPEGTPPVLLNTVVAVCVLLVVAALGWLVLHAPVRPRVPQVAFLLLAAFLLVTKVWSPQYSLWLLPLAVLARPRWRALLLWQASEVVLWVLRMLWYLGTEDRGVGVEWFFLAVLARDLAVVVLMGLVVRDVLHPDEDVVRTSWPGVDDPAGGPLDGAPDRVTLRRRIEA
- the rplI gene encoding 50S ribosomal protein L9; translated protein: MSTTKLILTQEVTGLGSSGDTVEVKGGYARNYLLPRGLAILATRGAEKQVTSLRRARAAREVRSLEEAQAVAGRLSGLTVRVPARAGDGGRLFGRVTTADVAAAVTAAGGPELDRRRIELPSSIKTTGQHAVTVRVHPEVTATLPIEVVAG
- the dnaB gene encoding replicative DNA helicase codes for the protein MADDFSRPQATAPAYDRQPPQDVAAEQSVLGGMLLSKDAIADVVEVLHGADFYRPAHQVIFDCILDLYGRGEPADAITVAAELNRTDQLSKMGGAVYLHTLIASTPTAANAGYYAAIVAEQAVLRRLVEAGTRVVQLGYGAAGGKGDVDDIVDRAQQEIYDVTEKRMSEDYSRLEDVLQPTMDELDAIASRGGTARGVPTGIRDLDELTNGLQAGQMVVIAARPGVGKSTLGLDIARSATVKHHMPAVIFSLEMSKHEITMRLLSAEAKVPLHHMRAGTLSDEDWSKLARRMGEVADAPLYIDDSPNMTMMEIRAKARRLKQRNDLKLVVIDYLQLMTSGKRVESRQQEVSEFSRALKLLAKELEVPVIAMSQLNRGSEQRQDKKPMLSDLRESGSIEQDADMVMMIHREDMYEKESPRAGEADIMLVKHRNGPTANVTVAFQGHYSRFVDMAN